DNA from Acidobacteriota bacterium:
GAAATCAAAGATTTTCCCCAAATTGCCTTCGGCAACTTCTTTTATCCACAGGGTAGGCGAAATGCCCCTTTAAGGTGAAAAGAGGAAGTCATGACAGAGAAAAAAATCTCGTATTTTATCAACCCCACAGATGCTCCTAAACTCACCCAGATGGTGGGACTGGAGACGACAATTCTTACAGGTTTGCATGGTGAAAAAATGATGATGGTGCTTAATGCCACGTTGCTAGGTCATACAGTGCCGCTACACTCTCATCCGCACGAGCAAATCGGAATTGTATATGCTGGCAAGGGGAAACTGCGCATCGGAGACGAGGAACGCATAGTACAAAAAGGAGATTTTTACTGCATTCCTGCAAATGTTCCACATAGCGATACCTGCATAAGCGATGAACCCTTTGTAATGCTAGATATCTTTTACCCTGTGCGAGAAGATTTTATTGAGAAGCTCAAACAATCTTCAGATAAAGGAATATGAAAAGGGATGAAACGGACACTTCAGCTAACAGCAGGCTAAAAGGAAATAGACTAACAGGCGAATGCTACGCACTTCTTTTAGTCTTGAATGTTAAGCGAAATCAAAAGGAGAAAAGACATGTCTTCTACGCGAGCATCATTACTGGATCTGGGGTTTCATTTGCTAACCACTGAGCGGTGGCGGGATCTCGAAATGTTGTTTGGTGAGCGCGGGGCTTGTGGCGGCTGCTGGTGCATGTGGTGGAGATTGAAACGGTCGCAATTCGAGAAGCAAAAGGGCCAGGGGAACAAGAAAGCCTTGAAGAAAATAGTCGATTCGGGTGAAATCCCAGGTCTTCTCGCTTATGCCCGTGGTCAGCCCATCGCTTGGTGCTCGGTCGCTCCGAGAGAAACTTATCCAGTTTTGGAACGATCTCGGACACTGAAAAGAATTGATGATGAGCCTGTTTGGTCTGTCGTTTGCTTTTTTGTTGCCAAACCGTTCAGACGCAAAGGAGTCACGGTGGAGTTGCTCAGAGCCGCTGTAAAATACGCCAAGGAGCATGGCGCAAAGATCGTCGAAGGATATCCGGTCGAGCCGAAGAAGAGCATCATGCCTGATGTCTTTGTCTGGACTGGTGTAGCATCGGCGTTTCGCAGGGTGGGATTTGTCGAAGTGGCCCGGAGGTCAGAGACTCGACCGATCATGAGATACTTTGTCAAAGAGCAATAACAGGGACTGTTGATGACTTTCATCCGACTTTACCCAACAGCCGGTTGCTGCAAGGGCTTCGCTAAATGTAGCAGCGATGTACTTCGGCAACCCCCAAGATGTTAGGCGAAACGACTAAAATGAAATGATGAACTGAGATGAAGAAAGTTGATTATCCTATTGATAAAAAGAAATGGCATCCAAGCCTTATTCCCGGGCCAGTGGTTCTTATTTCTACATATAACTCGAAAAAAGAACCAAATATTGCTCCAAAAAGTTGGCTTCAAATGGTTTCCTTTGAACCTCCTATATTGATGTTTTCTGGCACTAAAGGAAATACAACAGAGAGAAATATTATTGAACATAATTGTTTTGCTGTAAATTTTGTGGACTCTTCAATGGCTTCAGAAGTTTTTGAATCTATTAAATGGCATGGTAAGGAAAGAATCGAGAGAACAGGGTTCAAGATTATTGAAGCAAAAAAGATTTATGCGCCTCTTGTAGATGATTGCAGAATCCAACCCTTTTGTTAGAGAAGGTGTTGAATGCTACGAACTGAGAACTTTGCAGCTTTCATGTAAAGAAAATAATCATTTGGGAATGGGGTAACGATTAGATGAATCAGTTGCATCGCCTAAAGTTGGTATATCCGAAATAATT
Protein-coding regions in this window:
- a CDS encoding cupin domain-containing protein, whose translation is MTEKKISYFINPTDAPKLTQMVGLETTILTGLHGEKMMMVLNATLLGHTVPLHSHPHEQIGIVYAGKGKLRIGDEERIVQKGDFYCIPANVPHSDTCISDEPFVMLDIFYPVREDFIEKLKQSSDKGI
- a CDS encoding GNAT family N-acetyltransferase yields the protein MSSTRASLLDLGFHLLTTERWRDLEMLFGERGACGGCWCMWWRLKRSQFEKQKGQGNKKALKKIVDSGEIPGLLAYARGQPIAWCSVAPRETYPVLERSRTLKRIDDEPVWSVVCFFVAKPFRRKGVTVELLRAAVKYAKEHGAKIVEGYPVEPKKSIMPDVFVWTGVASAFRRVGFVEVARRSETRPIMRYFVKEQ
- a CDS encoding flavin reductase family protein; this encodes MKKVDYPIDKKKWHPSLIPGPVVLISTYNSKKEPNIAPKSWLQMVSFEPPILMFSGTKGNTTERNIIEHNCFAVNFVDSSMASEVFESIKWHGKERIERTGFKIIEAKKIYAPLVDDCRIQPFC